One Pseudomonas abieticivorans genomic region harbors:
- a CDS encoding CoA-acylating methylmalonate-semialdehyde dehydrogenase, whose product MNVSVKAEPVNVKLLIDGQWVESQATEWRDIVNPATQQVLARVPFATQAEVDAAVAAAQKAFLTWRNTAVGARMRIMLKLQALIREHSKRIAHTLSAEQGKTIADAEGDIFRGLEVVEHACSIGSLQMGEFVENVAGGVDTYTLRQPIGVCAGITPFNFPAMIPLWMFPMAIVCGNTFVLKPSEQDPLSTMQLVELALEAGVPPGVLNVVHGGKDVVDAICTHPDIKAISFVGSTAVGTHVYNLAGQHGKRVQSMMGAKNHAVVLPDANRTQTLNALVGAAFGAAGQRCMATSVAVMVGATKQWIPELKALAQQLKVNAGSEPGTDVGPLISRQAKQRVLGLIDSGVKEGATLELDGRDVKVPGFEEGNFIGPTLFTGVKTDMQIYTQEIFGPVLVVVEVDTFDEAIALVNRNPFGNGTGLFTQSGAAARKFQSEIDVGQVGINIPIPVPVPFFSFTGSRGSKLGDLGPYGKQVVQFYTQTKTVTARWFDDDSVNDGVNTTINLR is encoded by the coding sequence ATGAACGTTTCTGTAAAAGCTGAGCCGGTTAACGTCAAACTGCTGATCGACGGCCAATGGGTCGAGTCGCAGGCCACCGAGTGGCGCGACATCGTCAACCCGGCCACGCAGCAGGTGCTGGCGCGGGTTCCCTTTGCCACCCAGGCAGAAGTGGATGCCGCGGTCGCGGCTGCGCAAAAAGCTTTTCTCACCTGGCGCAACACCGCCGTGGGCGCGCGCATGCGCATCATGCTCAAGCTGCAGGCGTTGATTCGCGAGCACTCCAAACGCATAGCCCACACACTCAGTGCCGAACAGGGCAAGACCATTGCCGACGCCGAGGGCGATATTTTCCGCGGCCTGGAAGTGGTGGAGCATGCCTGTTCCATCGGCAGCCTGCAGATGGGCGAGTTTGTCGAGAACGTGGCTGGCGGGGTCGACACCTACACCCTGCGCCAACCGATCGGCGTGTGCGCGGGCATTACCCCGTTCAACTTCCCAGCGATGATTCCGCTGTGGATGTTCCCCATGGCCATCGTCTGCGGCAATACCTTCGTGCTCAAGCCGTCGGAGCAAGACCCGTTGTCGACGATGCAATTGGTTGAGCTGGCCCTGGAAGCCGGCGTACCGCCTGGCGTGCTCAACGTGGTGCACGGTGGCAAGGACGTGGTGGACGCCATTTGCACCCACCCGGACATCAAGGCCATTTCCTTTGTCGGCTCCACGGCCGTGGGCACCCATGTGTATAACCTGGCCGGTCAGCACGGCAAGCGCGTGCAGTCGATGATGGGCGCAAAAAACCACGCCGTGGTGCTGCCCGACGCCAACCGCACGCAAACTCTCAATGCCTTGGTGGGCGCGGCATTCGGCGCGGCGGGGCAACGCTGCATGGCAACTTCCGTGGCAGTGATGGTGGGAGCCACCAAGCAATGGATACCGGAGCTCAAGGCCCTGGCCCAACAGCTCAAGGTGAACGCCGGCAGCGAGCCGGGCACCGATGTAGGCCCACTTATTTCGCGCCAGGCCAAGCAACGCGTGCTGGGCCTGATCGACAGCGGCGTGAAAGAGGGCGCCACCCTGGAACTCGATGGCCGAGACGTGAAAGTGCCGGGCTTTGAGGAGGGCAACTTCATCGGCCCCACCCTGTTCACAGGGGTTAAGACCGACATGCAGATCTACACCCAGGAAATCTTCGGGCCGGTGCTGGTGGTGGTCGAGGTAGATACGTTTGACGAGGCCATCGCCCTGGTCAACCGCAACCCGTTCGGCAACGGTACGGGCCTGTTCACCCAGAGCGGTGCGGCGGCACGCAAGTTCCAGAGCGAGATCGATGTCGGCCAGGTAGGCATCAACATCCCGATCCCGGTGCCGGTGCCGTTTTTCAGCTTCACCGGCTCGCGTGGCTCCAAGCTCGGCGACCTGGGCCCGTATGGCAAGCAGGTGGTGCAGTTCTACACTCAAACTAAGACGGTGACCGCGCGTTGGTTCGATGACGACAGCGTCAACGATGGCGTGAACACCACGATCAACCTGCGCTAG
- a CDS encoding cupin domain-containing protein encodes MSQPLVVLRDTHPLPVLDACKWEKLEGDPHTVNLNAYTSEDGSKIMGTWICTPGKWRVDYVKWEYCHFQEGYCIITPDGMAPVHLRAGDIFIVEPGMKGTWEVVETVRKYFVFA; translated from the coding sequence ATGTCCCAACCCCTCGTAGTGCTGCGCGACACCCACCCCCTGCCCGTGCTGGATGCCTGCAAATGGGAAAAGCTGGAGGGCGACCCGCACACCGTCAACCTGAACGCCTACACCAGCGAAGACGGCAGCAAGATCATGGGCACCTGGATCTGCACGCCCGGCAAATGGCGCGTCGACTACGTGAAATGGGAGTACTGCCACTTCCAGGAAGGCTACTGCATCATCACCCCGGACGGCATGGCGCCAGTGCACCTGCGCGCAGGCGATATCTTTATCGTGGAGCCGGGGATGAAGGGCACGTGGGAGGTGGTGGAAACGGTGCGTAAATACTTTGTGTTTGCCTGA
- a CDS encoding LysR substrate-binding domain-containing protein, with translation MHFDLIDLRLFLNTLDSGNITAGAERSHLSLAAASARIRALEASLGTPLLERGRRGITPTAAGKALGQHSRVLMQQVEHLQFDLAQYTLGVQGQVRLLCNTSALTEYLPELVGEFLQRYPGIDLDIQEQHSLRIVHSLRQGAAELGIVSNVVDTEGLQTRPFRDDPLMLVMPLAHPLAQASAPTFIDSLAHGHVALNANSALAIHIEHHALNTGRRLPVRVRAEGFDGVIRMVAQGAGLGIVTLAAVKRWQALLQFRAVALKEPWADRQLLLCAQDFEQLPGHARALVDSLHFVPSA, from the coding sequence ATGCACTTTGACCTGATCGACCTTCGGCTGTTTCTCAACACCTTGGACAGCGGCAACATCACCGCTGGCGCCGAGCGCAGCCATCTGTCTTTGGCGGCTGCCAGCGCGCGCATTCGTGCGCTGGAGGCCTCCCTTGGCACCCCGCTGCTGGAGCGTGGCCGGCGCGGCATCACGCCCACTGCGGCAGGCAAGGCCCTGGGCCAACACAGCCGCGTGCTGATGCAGCAGGTGGAACACCTGCAATTCGACTTGGCGCAATACACCTTGGGCGTCCAAGGCCAAGTACGCTTGCTGTGCAATACCTCGGCCCTGACCGAGTACTTGCCGGAACTGGTGGGCGAGTTTTTGCAGCGCTACCCCGGCATCGACCTGGACATCCAGGAGCAGCACAGCCTGCGCATCGTCCACTCGCTGCGCCAAGGTGCGGCGGAACTGGGCATTGTCTCCAACGTGGTCGACACCGAAGGCTTGCAAACCCGGCCGTTTCGCGACGACCCGTTGATGCTGGTGATGCCGCTCGCTCATCCGCTGGCACAGGCCAGCGCGCCCACCTTTATCGATAGCCTGGCGCACGGCCACGTGGCCCTGAATGCCAACAGCGCGCTGGCCATCCACATTGAGCACCACGCCTTGAACACTGGCCGGCGCTTGCCCGTGCGGGTACGTGCCGAAGGGTTTGACGGGGTGATCCGCATGGTTGCCCAAGGCGCGGGGTTGGGTATCGTCACGCTGGCGGCGGTGAAGCGCTGGCAAGCGTTGCTGCAGTTCAGGGCCGTTGCCTTGAAGGAGCCCTGGGCCGACCGCCAATTGCTGTTGTGCGCGCAGGATTTCGAGCAGTTGCCGGGGCATGCCAGGGCGCTGGTGGACAGCCTTCACTTTGTACCCTCGGCCTGA
- a CDS encoding putative quinol monooxygenase translates to MSEQHGFILKAKTKAHMADAFHDLFGGYVAASRSEPGCIEYHMLRDLQDPTLFVFYEIWASQADLDVHSALPHMAAFFERRMDYLERDFEIQRVEMLSPSSATPRPAAPSR, encoded by the coding sequence ATGAGCGAGCAACACGGCTTCATCCTCAAGGCCAAGACCAAGGCGCATATGGCCGACGCCTTCCACGACCTGTTTGGCGGCTATGTCGCCGCCAGCCGCTCGGAACCCGGCTGCATCGAGTACCACATGCTGCGCGACCTGCAAGACCCGACGCTGTTTGTGTTCTACGAAATCTGGGCCAGCCAGGCCGACCTGGACGTGCATTCGGCCCTCCCGCACATGGCCGCGTTTTTTGAACGACGCATGGATTACCTGGAGCGCGATTTCGAGATCCAGCGCGTGGAGATGCTCAGCCCATCGTCAGCAACACCGCGCCCAGCAGCGCCATCCCGGTAA
- the mmsB gene encoding 3-hydroxyisobutyrate dehydrogenase: MRIAFIGLGNMGAPMARNLIKAGHTLQLFDLNQSVLKELAELGGHISTSPREAAAASDLVITMLPAAAHVRSVYLGEDGVLAGIRPGTPALDCSTIDPQTARDVSTAAAAQGVDLGDAPVSGGTGGAAAGTLTFMVGATAALFKTLHPVLAQMGRNIVHCGEVGTGQIAKICNNLLLGISMIGVSEAMALGDALGIDTKVLAGIINSSTGRCWSSDTYNPWPGVIETAPAARGYTGGFGADLMLKDLGLATEAARQAKQPVVLGAVAQQLYQAMSLRGEGGQDFSAIIKGYRKPE; encoded by the coding sequence ATGCGTATCGCATTCATTGGCCTGGGCAACATGGGCGCCCCCATGGCCCGTAACCTGATCAAGGCCGGCCACACCCTGCAACTGTTCGACTTGAACCAGAGCGTGCTCAAGGAGCTGGCCGAACTGGGCGGGCACATCAGTACTTCGCCCCGCGAGGCTGCGGCGGCCAGTGACCTGGTGATCACCATGCTGCCGGCCGCCGCCCATGTGCGCAGCGTTTACCTGGGCGAAGACGGCGTGCTGGCCGGCATCCGCCCCGGTACCCCGGCGCTGGACTGCAGCACCATCGACCCGCAAACCGCCCGCGATGTCTCCACCGCTGCGGCCGCCCAGGGTGTCGACCTGGGTGATGCACCGGTGTCGGGCGGTACCGGCGGCGCGGCGGCCGGCACCCTGACCTTCATGGTCGGCGCCACTGCGGCGTTGTTCAAAACCCTGCACCCGGTATTGGCGCAGATGGGCCGCAACATCGTCCACTGCGGCGAAGTGGGCACCGGGCAAATCGCCAAGATCTGCAACAACTTGCTGCTGGGCATTTCCATGATCGGCGTATCCGAAGCCATGGCGTTGGGTGACGCGCTGGGCATCGACACCAAGGTGCTGGCCGGCATCATCAACAGCTCCACCGGCCGTTGCTGGAGCTCGGACACCTACAACCCCTGGCCCGGCGTGATCGAGACGGCCCCGGCGGCACGCGGCTATACCGGTGGCTTTGGCGCCGACCTGATGCTCAAGGACTTGGGCCTGGCCACTGAAGCTGCGCGCCAGGCCAAGCAGCCGGTGGTGCTGGGCGCGGTGGCCCAGCAGTTGTATCAGGCGATGAGTCTGCGTGGGGAAGGGGGGCAGGACTTTTCGGCGATCATCAAGGGCTATCGCAAGCCGGAGTGA
- a CDS encoding sulfite exporter TauE/SafE family protein, whose product MTNILGFYQDIGLALTVLVLSTFLLAGTVKGVIGLGLPTVSMGLLGLAMAPAQAAALLIVPATVTNFWQLAAGGHLRGLVTRLWPMVLMIFGGTLVGSLWVGIDGGPWVVRALGGALLTYALVGLFLPAFKIPAHRERWAGPACGVITGVVTAATGVFVIPAVPYLQALGLSRDELVQALGLSFTVSTLALACGLFWHGELGGGAMGASLLTLLPALAGMALGQWLRQRISALVFKRVFFTGMALLGAVLLTMG is encoded by the coding sequence ATGACAAACATTCTCGGGTTTTACCAAGACATAGGCCTGGCACTGACGGTGCTGGTGCTTTCCACTTTTCTGCTGGCCGGCACGGTCAAGGGCGTGATCGGCCTGGGGTTGCCGACCGTGTCCATGGGGTTATTAGGGCTGGCTATGGCGCCCGCGCAGGCAGCCGCGTTGCTGATTGTGCCGGCCACGGTCACCAACTTCTGGCAGTTGGCCGCTGGCGGGCATTTGCGTGGGCTGGTCACACGGCTGTGGCCCATGGTGCTGATGATCTTTGGCGGCACGCTGGTGGGCAGCCTGTGGGTCGGCATCGATGGCGGCCCCTGGGTGGTGCGGGCACTGGGCGGGGCGCTGTTGACCTATGCGTTGGTGGGGCTGTTTCTGCCAGCGTTCAAGATCCCGGCCCACCGTGAGCGCTGGGCGGGGCCGGCCTGTGGAGTCATCACGGGGGTAGTCACCGCGGCGACGGGTGTGTTCGTGATCCCCGCCGTGCCGTACTTGCAGGCGTTGGGTTTGAGCCGCGACGAGTTGGTTCAGGCACTAGGGTTGTCGTTCACCGTGTCGACCCTGGCGCTGGCCTGCGGGTTGTTCTGGCATGGCGAGTTGGGGGGCGGGGCAATGGGCGCTTCATTGTTGACCCTGCTGCCGGCGCTCGCGGGCATGGCGCTGGGGCAGTGGTTGCGCCAGCGCATCAGCGCCTTGGTGTTCAAGCGGGTATTTTTTACCGGGATGGCGCTGCTGGGCGCGGTGTTGCTGACGATGGGCTGA
- a CDS encoding LysR family transcriptional regulator, translating to MQKNITSLSALNWDDLKFFLEVARTRKASTAAKRLGVDYTTVSRRITSLENGLGTLLFEKSRNTGFVLTAEGQRLLGYAESIESTLHMACEQVSGTGVALSGHVRMGCTEGFGSFFITPQLSHFVNTYPAITVDILPLPHFISLSKREADIVIALERPEHGPYVCCKLCDYRLQLYATQGYLDRHAPINGTADLMQHQFISYVDDLAFSSELLYLANLLPNASANLRSTSVIAQFVAARQGLGMAILPCFLAAQAPDLKPVLAQEVNVTRQFWMYCREDLRKLKRINLLWDYIRAVTELNRPLLLGETRDLRFTD from the coding sequence ATGCAAAAAAACATCACCTCGCTAAGCGCGCTGAACTGGGATGACCTGAAGTTTTTTCTCGAAGTGGCGCGCACCCGCAAGGCCAGCACGGCCGCCAAACGCCTGGGCGTGGACTACACCACTGTGTCACGGCGCATCACCTCGTTGGAAAACGGCCTGGGCACCCTGCTCTTTGAAAAGTCCCGCAACACAGGCTTCGTCCTCACCGCCGAGGGCCAGCGCCTACTGGGCTACGCAGAGTCGATCGAAAGCACCCTGCACATGGCCTGCGAGCAGGTATCCGGCACAGGCGTGGCGCTGTCCGGGCACGTACGCATGGGCTGCACCGAAGGCTTCGGCAGTTTTTTCATCACCCCGCAGCTCAGCCACTTCGTCAACACCTACCCGGCAATCACCGTGGACATCTTGCCGCTGCCGCACTTCATCAGCTTGTCCAAGCGCGAAGCCGATATCGTCATCGCCCTGGAGCGCCCGGAACACGGCCCATACGTGTGCTGCAAACTCTGCGATTACCGCCTGCAGCTGTACGCCACCCAGGGCTATCTGGACCGCCACGCCCCCATCAACGGCACCGCCGACCTGATGCAGCATCAGTTCATCAGCTACGTCGACGACCTGGCCTTCAGCTCCGAGCTTCTATACCTGGCCAACCTGCTGCCCAACGCCAGCGCCAACCTGCGCAGCACCAGCGTGATCGCGCAGTTCGTGGCCGCGCGGCAAGGGTTGGGGATGGCGATACTGCCGTGTTTCCTGGCAGCCCAGGCACCAGACCTGAAGCCCGTGCTGGCGCAGGAGGTGAACGTGACGCGGCAGTTCTGGATGTACTGCCGGGAGGATTTGCGCAAGTTGAAGCGGATTAACTTGTTGTGGGATTACATTCGGGCGGTGACCGAGCTAAACCGCCCGTTATTACTGGGCGAAACGCGAGACCTTCGGTTTACAGACTGA
- a CDS encoding NAD(P)H-dependent oxidoreductase, whose protein sequence is MKKVLLLNGGKQFAHSDGRYNATLHDAAVAWLDHNGFDVKTTFIDGGYDIAEEVQKYVWADVIIYQMPGWWMGAPWTVKKYIDEVFTQGHGSLYANDGRTRSDASQKYGSGGLLHGKQYMISATWNAPQQAFEDPSDFFEGKGVDAVYFPFHKANEFLAMTALPTFLAVDVMKVPNIEGDVARYEQHLAKVFG, encoded by the coding sequence ATGAAAAAGGTTCTGTTGCTCAACGGCGGTAAACAATTCGCCCACTCCGACGGCCGCTACAACGCCACCCTGCACGATGCCGCGGTCGCCTGGCTGGACCACAACGGCTTCGATGTGAAAACCACCTTCATCGATGGCGGCTACGACATTGCCGAGGAAGTGCAGAAGTACGTGTGGGCCGACGTGATCATCTACCAGATGCCTGGCTGGTGGATGGGCGCGCCGTGGACCGTTAAAAAGTACATCGATGAAGTCTTCACCCAAGGTCACGGCAGCCTGTACGCCAACGACGGCCGCACCCGCTCCGACGCCTCGCAGAAATACGGCAGCGGCGGTTTGTTGCACGGCAAGCAGTACATGATTTCGGCGACCTGGAACGCCCCGCAGCAAGCCTTTGAAGACCCCTCCGACTTCTTCGAAGGCAAAGGCGTGGATGCGGTGTACTTCCCGTTCCACAAGGCCAATGAGTTCCTGGCCATGACCGCGCTGCCGACCTTCCTGGCGGTGGATGTGATGAAGGTGCCGAACATCGAAGGCGACGTGGCACGTTATGAGCAGCATTTGGCCAAGGTCTTCGGCTGA
- a CDS encoding chloride channel protein, producing the protein MIKPLMLLRRRFTSVRWRTRVTLWTAATLAGLLVVMFARLADLALAQFALQSSQRPWLPFVYTPLIGMLVVWLTQRFFMGSQGSGIPQVIAATRLAAHGKPVNKLVSLRIAFGKIGLGTLALTGGFSAGREGPSVQVAASIMHFFHRFLPNSRVIRPADLILAGGAAGIAAAFNTPLAGIAFAVEELGRKLETRTSGVLLSTIILSGMVAIALQGNYNYFGHFDVQAVSLKIIVPVLAVGIGCGLLGGLFSRMLLWPQRHHRFVVWEWRRSHPVWFAGICGLIVAILGWLSGGMSFGSGYGITSQIISSDVGIPWHAPVTRFLATVVTYFSGIPGGIFAPSLAVGAALGANVADLFGLATQPMIALCMVGFLAAVTQSPITSAIIVMEMIDSHGLVISLMAVALIAKAVSSRLGPELYQQLAHGFRSVPEPDHGAAGQPDVDLKHQPTPPNR; encoded by the coding sequence GTGATAAAACCGCTCATGCTGCTGCGCCGTCGTTTCACCTCCGTACGCTGGCGCACCCGTGTCACGCTGTGGACAGCGGCCACTTTGGCCGGCTTGCTGGTGGTGATGTTCGCCCGTTTGGCGGACCTGGCTCTGGCCCAGTTCGCTTTACAGAGCAGCCAGCGCCCTTGGCTGCCCTTTGTCTACACGCCCTTGATCGGGATGCTGGTGGTGTGGCTCACCCAGCGCTTTTTCATGGGCAGCCAGGGCAGTGGTATTCCGCAGGTTATCGCCGCCACCCGCCTGGCGGCTCACGGCAAGCCGGTGAATAAACTGGTGTCGCTGCGCATCGCCTTTGGCAAGATCGGCCTGGGCACGCTGGCGCTCACCGGGGGCTTTTCGGCTGGTCGAGAAGGGCCCTCGGTGCAGGTGGCCGCCTCGATCATGCATTTCTTCCATCGCTTTTTGCCCAACAGCCGAGTGATCCGCCCCGCCGACCTGATCCTGGCAGGCGGCGCCGCGGGTATCGCCGCAGCGTTCAATACCCCGCTGGCAGGCATCGCCTTTGCCGTCGAGGAGCTGGGCCGCAAGCTGGAAACCCGTACCAGCGGCGTGCTGCTGAGCACCATCATCCTGTCAGGCATGGTCGCCATCGCCCTGCAAGGCAACTACAACTATTTCGGCCACTTCGACGTGCAGGCCGTGTCGTTGAAAATCATTGTTCCGGTACTGGCGGTTGGCATTGGCTGCGGCCTGCTGGGCGGGCTGTTCAGCCGCATGTTGCTCTGGCCCCAGCGCCACCATCGCTTTGTGGTGTGGGAATGGCGTCGCAGCCACCCGGTGTGGTTTGCCGGCATTTGCGGCCTGATCGTGGCGATACTGGGCTGGCTGAGTGGCGGCATGTCTTTTGGCAGCGGCTATGGCATCACCTCGCAAATCATCAGCAGCGACGTCGGCATCCCCTGGCATGCGCCGGTGACGCGTTTCCTGGCCACCGTGGTGACCTATTTTTCCGGTATCCCTGGCGGTATCTTCGCGCCTTCGCTGGCCGTGGGCGCGGCCTTGGGTGCCAACGTGGCAGACCTGTTCGGCTTGGCAACGCAGCCTATGATCGCCCTGTGCATGGTCGGTTTCCTGGCGGCCGTCACCCAGTCCCCCATCACTTCGGCGATTATCGTGATGGAAATGATCGACAGCCACGGGCTGGTGATCAGCCTGATGGCCGTGGCCTTGATCGCCAAAGCCGTCAGCTCGCGGCTGGGGCCCGAGCTTTACCAACAATTGGCCCATGGCTTTCGATCAGTGCCCGAGCCTGACCATGGCGCTGCCGGGCAACCTGACGTCGACCTCAAGCATCAGCCCACGCCGCCTAACCGTTAG